CTTCTGGTACGAGTTGCAGCCGCCTCAATAGAGCCAAAGGCAACATGCAGGCCAGCAATGCAGGATAGGGTGATGAGTCGCGCCCTCGGCGGGCGGGCGCGCCGACTGCTTGAGTTCGCCCAGACGCAATCAGCTTGGCTGCGGCCGTTCGCCATCCTGCTGGCCCTGTTCTTCTTCGGAGACCTTTCGGCCGCTCCCGGCCGCAGCCTCCTGCCGGTCTACAATGAGGACGTCCTGGGGCGCGCGCCGGATTTCGCCTCCCTGCTGGTGTCGGCGCGGCTGCTCTCCGCCGGGGTGGCCGCCTTCGTCAGTGGTGCCCTGAGCGACGCGTTGGGCCAGAGGCGCGTGGTGCTGCTGGGGCTGTCGGGCCTGCCGGTGGTCAGCCTGGTGTTCCTGACCGGCTCGCCAGTGGCTCTGTTGGGGCTGAGTGTCTACGCCGGGTTCGCCGGCGGTGCCTACTACCTGGGGGCCGATTCATACACCCTGGCCACTGTCCCGCCCCACTACCTGGGGCTGGCGGCGGCCCTCATCTTCACCGGTCCCACCCTCGGCGGG
The nucleotide sequence above comes from Anaerolineae bacterium. Encoded proteins:
- a CDS encoding MFS transporter, with protein sequence MSRALGGRARRLLEFAQTQSAWLRPFAILLALFFFGDLSAAPGRSLLPVYNEDVLGRAPDFASLLVSARLLSAGVAAFVSGALSDALGQRRVVLLGLSGLPVVSLVFLTGSPVALLGLSVYAGFAGGAYYLGADSYTLATVPPHYLGLAAALIFTGPTLGGAAGNSLSGLILEGHGFRVLGLAGAALGTMVFLAGVLFMPDTRGQAHGLNSAQSLSGYGTIIRRPPVLLLGALRFVPTAYWGTA